In a genomic window of Myotis daubentonii chromosome X, mMyoDau2.1, whole genome shotgun sequence:
- the LOC132224996 gene encoding huntingtin-interacting protein M-like produces the protein MSQNQSPANSTKTPDHDLTAELQSPLTYVDRLLQNNQQNQDQSSGANDLVMVMLDSLTDYIVEMVGMEVNNQRAASAPSATSVRSAQTAQPEAERAANSHEVPPRYRDAAFTLFDPKRASRRG, from the coding sequence ATGTCACAAAATCAAAGCCCTGCGAACTCCACCAAGACTCCAGACCACGATTTAACCGCCGAGTTGCAGTCTCCTTTGACCTACGTGGATCGCCTTCTTCAAAACAATCAACAGAATCAAGATCAAAGTTCCGGCGCAAATGACTTGGTTATGGTCATGCTCGACTCCCTGACGGACTACATCGTGGAGATGGTGGGCATGGAGGTCAACAACCAACGTGCGGCAAGTGCTCCAAGTGCGACAAGTGTGCGGAGCGCGCAGACTGCCCAGCCAGAGGCGGAGAGGGCAGCCAACAGCCATGAAGTGCCGCCGCGCTACCGTGATGCAGCCTTCACTCTGTTCGACCCAAAGCGTGCATCTAGAAGAGGCTGA